One genomic region from Actinomycetes bacterium encodes:
- a CDS encoding bacterial transcriptional activator domain-containing protein: MLTLRPGAVVDVDVVTHGSWWDAVELPGLGAELLEGVNVRGAAGFESWLLFEQQRLAAASEAVLHEAAQALMARHELADALRCAQRVAAMSPLDENNQALLIRLHRMVGDDAAAERQLAAITRLLHDELGVSPGIAIQSAMRETAWRPSPVTGSISIEAILESGAAAVAAGATDVGIASLRSDVSLADLASDRALQVRSRLVLAETLIHSLRGMDEEGLAALYAADEIAISDGIRADQAEIRAELGYVDFLRARYDRAELWLTGSCDALTLADGRPVGHSEGADVLGIGRERPRRRRLTARDLRDDDDRSHPRAARRHRRCRRWVARGDRAGRAGPVARVPPLATGIPGRGGAHPRRR; this comes from the coding sequence CTCACGCTGCGGCCAGGAGCCGTGGTCGACGTCGACGTGGTCACCCACGGGTCGTGGTGGGACGCCGTGGAGCTGCCCGGGCTCGGCGCCGAGTTGCTCGAGGGCGTCAACGTGCGTGGGGCAGCTGGGTTCGAATCGTGGCTGCTCTTCGAGCAGCAGCGTCTCGCCGCTGCCTCCGAGGCCGTGCTTCACGAGGCGGCCCAGGCGCTGATGGCCCGCCACGAGCTGGCCGACGCACTGCGCTGCGCCCAGCGCGTGGCCGCGATGAGCCCGCTCGACGAGAACAACCAGGCGCTCCTCATCCGGCTGCACCGCATGGTCGGCGACGATGCGGCAGCGGAACGCCAGCTCGCCGCGATCACGCGGCTTCTCCACGACGAGCTCGGGGTGTCACCCGGGATCGCGATCCAGTCCGCGATGCGCGAGACGGCCTGGCGGCCGAGCCCGGTCACGGGCAGCATCTCCATCGAGGCGATCCTCGAGTCCGGTGCCGCCGCAGTGGCAGCCGGCGCCACCGACGTCGGCATCGCGTCACTGCGCTCGGACGTGAGCCTCGCCGACCTCGCGTCTGATCGTGCGTTGCAGGTCCGCTCGAGGCTGGTCCTGGCGGAGACGCTCATCCACTCGCTGCGCGGGATGGACGAGGAGGGGCTGGCCGCCCTCTATGCCGCCGACGAGATCGCTATATCCGACGGGATACGAGCGGATCAGGCCGAGATCCGCGCCGAGCTCGGCTACGTCGACTTCCTCCGGGCGCGCTACGATCGCGCCGAGCTGTGGTTAACCGGCTCTTGTGACGCCCTGACGCTGGCCGATGGGCGCCCCGTGGGTCACAGCGAAGGCGCAGACGTACTTGGGATCGGCCGAGAGCGACCGCGCCGCCGACGACTTACGGCGCGAGACCTACGCGACGACGATGATCGGTCGCATCCACGTGCTGCGCGGCGACATCGACGCTGCCGGCGATGGGTTGCGCGCGGCGATCGCGCTGGGCGAGCGGGACCGGTGGCTCGCGTTCCTCCCCTGGCCACAGGCATTCCTGGGCGAGGTGGAGCTCATCCGCGGCGACGTTGA